The following proteins are encoded in a genomic region of Streptomyces lunaelactis:
- a CDS encoding type 1 glutamine amidotransferase domain-containing protein has protein sequence MRVLMPVPDRDFDVTEVAVPWRILTDAGHQVVFATERAGTRPAADPRLLTGVLFGQLGAAEEPKAFYDELTRSEEFAATVGWADVDVDGFDGLILPGGHAPGMRQYLGSEVLHQQVGRFWALGRPVGAICHGVLVLARSREVGGDRSVLAGRRTTCLPKYMERSAYLSTAWRLGRYYRTYPAYVEDEVKAALDDPGTLFERGPRVLTARGSATDDAPAFVVQDRNYLSARWPGDAYLFGRRFLELLA, from the coding sequence ATGCGTGTGCTGATGCCGGTCCCGGACCGCGATTTCGACGTCACCGAGGTGGCCGTGCCCTGGCGGATACTGACCGACGCCGGGCACCAGGTGGTGTTCGCCACCGAGCGCGCGGGAACCCGGCCCGCCGCGGATCCGCGGCTGCTGACCGGAGTGCTCTTCGGGCAGCTCGGCGCCGCTGAGGAGCCCAAGGCCTTCTACGACGAACTCACCCGGTCCGAGGAGTTCGCCGCGACCGTGGGGTGGGCGGATGTGGACGTCGATGGGTTCGACGGTCTGATCCTGCCGGGCGGGCACGCGCCGGGAATGCGGCAGTACCTCGGCTCGGAGGTGCTGCACCAGCAGGTCGGCAGGTTCTGGGCGCTGGGGCGGCCGGTCGGCGCGATCTGCCACGGGGTGCTGGTGCTGGCGCGGTCGCGTGAAGTCGGCGGCGATCGCAGTGTGCTGGCGGGCCGCCGTACGACCTGTCTGCCCAAGTACATGGAGCGCTCGGCGTATCTGAGCACGGCGTGGCGCCTCGGCCGCTACTACCGCACCTATCCGGCCTACGTCGAGGACGAGGTCAAGGCCGCCCTGGACGATCCGGGCACCCTCTTCGAGCGTGGACCGAGGGTGCTCACCGCGCGCGGCAGCGCGACCGACGACGCCCCCGCGTTCGTCGTCCAGGACCGCAACTACCTCTCGGCCCGCTGGCCGGGGGACGCGTACCTCTTCGGCCGCCGATTCCTCGAACTCTTGGCTTGA
- a CDS encoding phytase, producing MRLHRSPRTAATAALGAALVALLAPPPAQARPSALPTVTATAETAALYDDEAGGNANADDPAIWRNAADPARSLVVATAKEGGLRVYGLDAGLVQSIPAPAPPAADDAPGRFNNVDLVTGLRTPTGRADVAVVSDRGNDRLRVYRIDPSRPGRPLTDVTDPAAAPVFSASQSEINEQRTAYGLATWTDRSTGRSYALVSRRNRTEVALLELKATATGTVGYRKIRTLELPSSFRLPNGARWSPCAEPDELPQVEGMVVDPANGMLYAGQEDIGIWRMRADLTGKPVLVDKVKEYGIPGVYDAETEECAPGADPGYGGRRLAADVEGLTLFQESDGDGYVMSSSQGDNTFALYDREISERNEYEGGFRIGAASATLDGSEECDGAAVLNAPLGARYPRGLLVVQDGHETPAAPDGEGGERESTGFKFVDLGAVVDAADM from the coding sequence GTGAGACTGCACCGCTCTCCCCGCACGGCGGCAACCGCCGCCCTGGGTGCCGCACTTGTCGCCCTCCTCGCCCCGCCCCCCGCGCAGGCACGTCCGTCGGCGCTGCCGACGGTGACCGCCACGGCGGAAACGGCGGCCCTCTACGACGACGAGGCAGGCGGCAACGCCAACGCGGACGACCCGGCGATCTGGCGGAACGCCGCCGATCCGGCACGCAGTCTGGTCGTGGCCACGGCGAAGGAGGGCGGCCTGCGGGTCTACGGTCTCGACGCCGGGCTGGTGCAGTCGATCCCCGCCCCGGCGCCGCCCGCGGCGGATGACGCGCCGGGCCGGTTCAACAACGTCGACCTCGTCACCGGACTGCGGACGCCCACCGGTCGCGCCGATGTGGCGGTGGTGAGCGACCGTGGCAACGACCGGCTGCGCGTCTACCGCATTGACCCCTCCCGGCCGGGGCGTCCGCTGACCGACGTCACGGATCCGGCGGCTGCCCCGGTGTTCTCCGCGAGCCAGTCCGAGATCAATGAGCAGCGGACGGCGTACGGCCTGGCGACGTGGACGGACAGGAGCACGGGGCGTTCGTACGCACTCGTCAGTCGGCGCAATCGGACCGAGGTCGCGCTGCTGGAGTTGAAGGCGACCGCGACCGGCACGGTCGGCTACCGGAAGATCCGTACGCTCGAACTCCCGTCGTCGTTCCGCCTCCCCAACGGTGCCCGGTGGAGCCCGTGTGCTGAGCCCGACGAGCTGCCACAGGTCGAGGGCATGGTCGTGGACCCGGCCAACGGAATGCTCTACGCCGGCCAGGAGGACATCGGCATCTGGCGCATGCGCGCCGACCTCACCGGCAAGCCCGTCCTGGTCGACAAGGTCAAGGAGTACGGCATCCCCGGCGTCTACGACGCGGAGACGGAGGAGTGCGCCCCGGGCGCCGATCCCGGCTACGGCGGCAGGCGACTGGCGGCCGATGTCGAGGGCCTGACCCTCTTCCAGGAGTCCGACGGCGACGGCTATGTGATGTCGTCGAGCCAGGGCGACAACACATTCGCGCTGTACGACCGTGAGATCTCCGAACGCAATGAGTACGAGGGCGGCTTCAGGATCGGCGCGGCCTCGGCCACGCTCGACGGCAGCGAGGAGTGCGACGGCGCGGCGGTGCTGAACGCGCCGCTGGGAGCGCGCTATCCGCGCGGCCTTCTCGTCGTCCAGGACGGACATGAGACGCCCGCGGCACCGGACGGAGAGGGCGGCGAAAGGGAGTCGACCGGCTTCAAGTTCGTCGATCTCGGTGCGGTGGTGGACGCCGCCGACATGTGA
- a CDS encoding endonuclease/exonuclease/phosphatase family protein produces MTIRIATFNAENLFRRPRVFAVEDTSERRKTLEDFATLVSVLDHETYTAEDKEQIAGILEKYDVPDSLSKTRPILVNETRGGARLFKVKRGGAIEIIAKGRPHWVGWAELVRDDLNWDAVQNTGRVIAEVDADVLLTVEVEDRLALQRFSDQVLGDLMGAKQYPFNMLIDGNDSRGIDIGLFSRRPVTSIRSHIFDAESGRAIFSRDCPEFEVDLEGGKPLWILGNHFKSKGFGKPAVSANKRKAQAKRVKAIYEAALERSARVVVAGDLNDTPDSEPLGFLLAAGLQDAMDHGSYTGAPGTYGTGQSLKQKIDYLMFSPDLWRHVQAVEVERRGIWAPNTFKSFETVTSKATQASDHGALYADLEV; encoded by the coding sequence ATGACCATCCGTATCGCAACCTTCAACGCCGAGAACCTCTTCCGCCGACCCCGTGTCTTCGCAGTCGAAGACACCTCGGAGCGGCGGAAGACGCTGGAGGACTTCGCGACCCTGGTCTCCGTCCTCGACCACGAGACCTACACGGCCGAGGACAAAGAGCAGATCGCCGGGATACTCGAGAAGTACGACGTCCCCGACTCCCTGTCGAAGACCCGGCCGATCCTGGTGAACGAGACCCGTGGCGGCGCCAGACTCTTCAAGGTCAAGCGGGGTGGCGCCATCGAGATAATCGCCAAGGGGCGGCCCCACTGGGTCGGTTGGGCCGAGCTCGTCCGTGACGACCTCAACTGGGACGCCGTCCAGAACACCGGCCGGGTGATCGCCGAGGTGGACGCCGACGTGCTGCTGACGGTCGAGGTCGAGGACCGGCTCGCCCTGCAGCGTTTCAGCGACCAGGTACTGGGCGATCTGATGGGCGCGAAGCAGTATCCGTTCAACATGCTGATCGACGGCAACGACAGCCGCGGCATCGACATCGGGCTGTTCAGCCGCCGCCCCGTCACCTCGATACGGTCGCACATCTTCGACGCCGAGTCCGGTCGGGCGATCTTCAGCCGGGACTGCCCGGAGTTCGAGGTCGACCTCGAGGGCGGGAAGCCGCTGTGGATTCTGGGCAACCATTTCAAGAGCAAGGGATTCGGAAAACCCGCCGTCAGCGCCAACAAGCGCAAGGCGCAGGCCAAGCGGGTCAAGGCGATCTACGAGGCCGCCCTCGAGCGCTCCGCGCGCGTCGTGGTCGCCGGGGATCTCAACGACACCCCGGACAGCGAGCCGCTCGGGTTCCTCCTGGCCGCCGGCCTGCAGGACGCGATGGACCACGGCAGTTACACGGGAGCGCCCGGCACCTACGGGACGGGCCAGTCACTCAAGCAGAAGATCGACTACCTGATGTTCTCGCCGGATCTGTGGCGGCACGTGCAGGCGGTGGAAGTGGAGCGGCGCGGAATCTGGGCGCCCAACACCTTCAAGTCGTTCGAGACCGTGACGTCGAAGGCCACCCAGGCATCCGACCACGGCGCGCTGTACGCGGACCTCGAGGTGTGA
- a CDS encoding DUF2795 domain-containing protein has protein sequence MQRGSDRLSVRKDDEMKHELQGLLRSGHPTRVKEWQDPEPGADDDPEIASGAAPERGSVGPDAKLEVELARHLSRTAFPATRGELADALSERHASDRLVELVNRLPAKEEYRSAHEVVSTLARQA, from the coding sequence ATGCAGCGAGGCAGCGATCGCCTCAGCGTCCGAAAGGACGACGAGATGAAGCATGAATTGCAGGGCCTGCTCCGTTCAGGACACCCCACGCGGGTAAAGGAGTGGCAGGACCCGGAGCCGGGTGCGGATGACGACCCGGAGATCGCGTCAGGCGCCGCGCCCGAGAGGGGTTCGGTGGGCCCCGACGCAAAGCTGGAGGTCGAGTTGGCCCGGCATCTGAGCCGTACGGCCTTCCCCGCCACCCGCGGCGAACTGGCGGACGCTTTGAGCGAGCGGCACGCCTCTGACCGGCTGGTCGAGCTCGTGAACCGGCTGCCGGCAAAGGAGGAATACCGCAGCGCTCACGAAGTCGTCAGTACCCTCGCTCGCCAGGCGTAG
- a CDS encoding methyltransferase domain-containing protein: MGDNRPTSAFHSDNFDDSHTDELVGLLDVQALSAGVRRLREWAHLGVAARPGERALDMGAGTGSVTQMLAAAVAPDGEAIGVEPNPGLRSVAERRAAEAGSAARFVDGDALALPMGDAEADVVWCERVFQHLDEPEKAAAEIARVLRPGGRVALIDSDWATAILHPGEPEVVAALTGAAVSAAANPYAGRKLAGQLAAAGLEIGDLGSQALIQDPGEVAWPLVRLLCDGAVRSELITEQQRDRLYADLTAAAERSALHMSVTMFGVIAHRPA; this comes from the coding sequence ATGGGGGACAACCGGCCGACTTCGGCTTTCCATTCGGACAATTTCGACGACTCGCACACCGACGAGCTGGTCGGCTTGCTGGACGTGCAGGCGCTCAGCGCGGGCGTGCGGCGGCTGCGGGAATGGGCGCACCTCGGCGTGGCCGCGCGGCCGGGCGAGCGCGCGCTGGACATGGGAGCCGGCACCGGGTCGGTGACCCAGATGCTGGCGGCAGCGGTTGCGCCGGACGGTGAGGCGATCGGGGTGGAACCCAACCCCGGTCTGCGGTCGGTCGCCGAGCGGCGGGCGGCGGAGGCCGGCAGCGCCGCACGATTCGTGGACGGCGACGCGCTCGCGCTGCCGATGGGCGACGCCGAAGCCGACGTCGTCTGGTGCGAACGAGTGTTCCAGCACCTCGACGAACCGGAGAAGGCCGCCGCGGAGATCGCCCGGGTACTGCGTCCGGGCGGGAGGGTCGCGCTGATCGACTCCGACTGGGCGACCGCGATCCTGCACCCAGGTGAGCCCGAGGTGGTCGCGGCACTGACCGGAGCGGCGGTCTCGGCGGCCGCCAATCCGTACGCCGGGCGGAAACTCGCCGGTCAGCTGGCCGCAGCGGGGCTGGAGATCGGCGACCTCGGCTCGCAGGCGCTGATCCAGGACCCCGGAGAGGTCGCCTGGCCGCTGGTCCGGCTGCTGTGCGACGGGGCCGTACGGAGCGAGCTGATCACTGAGCAGCAGCGGGACCGGCTGTACGCCGACCTCACCGCGGCCGCCGAGCGGAGCGCGCTGCACATGTCGGTGACCATGTTCGGCGTCATCGCCCACCGTCCGGCCTGA
- a CDS encoding nitroreductase/quinone reductase family protein: protein MPTSFNHAIIEEFRANGGKVGGPFEGGDLLLLTTTGAKSGTEHTAPLGYVRDGDLLLVVGSAGGAPRHPAWYHNLLARPSVQVEIGTETFEAIAVPAEGARRDRLFERVVRAAPGYADYQTRTTRTLPVVVLERAESEEGETPHEVRNLADKLVEVHTWLRSQLRHVHAETEAHFAARAAHQGPGEPPAPGLGLQIRQHCLAFCQFLEFHHTSEDVHLFPGIAAHHPHLSGTFDRLREEHRTVARIQGELVALLADISTADPLRFRAELARMSDELTTHLDYEEESLLPVLAEIPWPPAPPIPDAAESTTP from the coding sequence ATGCCCACATCCTTCAACCACGCCATCATCGAGGAGTTCCGAGCCAACGGCGGAAAGGTCGGCGGTCCCTTCGAGGGCGGCGATCTGCTCCTGCTGACCACCACCGGCGCGAAGTCGGGGACGGAACACACAGCTCCGCTCGGCTACGTCCGCGACGGCGATCTGCTGCTCGTCGTCGGATCCGCGGGCGGCGCGCCCCGCCATCCCGCCTGGTACCACAACCTGCTGGCCCGTCCCTCGGTGCAAGTGGAGATCGGCACCGAGACGTTCGAGGCGATCGCCGTTCCCGCCGAAGGCGCGCGGCGCGACCGGCTGTTCGAGCGCGTGGTGCGCGCGGCACCCGGATACGCGGACTACCAGACCCGCACCACCCGCACCCTCCCGGTCGTGGTGCTGGAGCGGGCCGAGTCCGAGGAAGGGGAGACTCCCCACGAGGTCCGCAATCTCGCCGACAAGCTCGTGGAGGTACACACCTGGCTGCGCTCGCAGCTGCGCCACGTCCACGCCGAGACCGAGGCCCACTTCGCCGCGCGAGCGGCACATCAAGGCCCCGGCGAACCGCCGGCCCCGGGTCTCGGCCTGCAGATCCGGCAGCACTGCCTGGCGTTCTGCCAGTTCCTGGAGTTCCACCACACCAGCGAGGACGTGCACCTGTTCCCGGGAATCGCTGCCCACCACCCGCATCTGAGCGGCACCTTCGACCGGCTGCGCGAGGAACACCGTACGGTCGCGCGCATACAGGGCGAACTGGTCGCTCTGCTGGCCGACATCAGCACCGCAGACCCCCTGCGCTTCCGCGCCGAGCTGGCCCGGATGTCGGACGAGCTGACGACGCACCTCGACTACGAGGAGGAATCGCTGCTTCCGGTCCTGGCCGAGATCCCGTGGCCTCCGGCCCCGCCGATACCCGACGCGGCGGAAAGCACCACGCCCTGA
- the tgmB gene encoding ATP-grasp ribosomal peptide maturase — MTVLILTCRQDVTTDMVVASLHERGIPLVRFDPADLPGEASMSAEFISGDFRGYLSYDGRLLSMSGLRSIWVRRPGEPAAHAAEPSEWLTAESGQALYGMLNSTTARWMNHPCVAAQARCKPWQLRVAHRSGFAVPPTLITTFPRVARQFAAQYREIVVKSASGPPRSDPPITLPTTRIGPETDFADVAAAPTLLQQYIPKRADIRLTSVGGRLFAARKVSESGQVDGRYGETGHAWEPVEVPDRIGRAVHEFTGIAGLAYGAFDFAEDAEGVWWFLECNQGGQFGFVELETGQPIAEAVASWLAYTAA, encoded by the coding sequence ATGACTGTGCTGATCCTGACCTGCCGGCAGGATGTGACGACGGACATGGTGGTGGCAAGTCTGCACGAACGCGGCATCCCGCTCGTGCGGTTCGACCCCGCTGACCTTCCCGGTGAAGCCTCCATGTCCGCCGAGTTCATCAGTGGCGACTTTCGCGGTTATCTGTCGTACGACGGACGCCTGTTGAGCATGAGCGGCTTGCGCTCCATATGGGTGCGCAGGCCCGGCGAGCCCGCCGCGCACGCCGCCGAGCCGTCGGAGTGGCTCACCGCCGAGTCCGGGCAGGCCCTCTACGGGATGCTGAACTCCACCACGGCACGCTGGATGAACCACCCCTGCGTGGCCGCGCAGGCCCGCTGCAAGCCATGGCAGTTGCGCGTCGCCCACCGCAGCGGTTTCGCGGTGCCGCCCACGCTCATCACCACCTTCCCGCGCGTGGCCCGCCAGTTCGCGGCGCAGTACCGGGAGATCGTCGTGAAGTCCGCCTCCGGCCCGCCGCGCAGTGATCCACCGATCACCCTGCCCACCACCCGCATCGGGCCCGAGACGGACTTCGCCGACGTCGCGGCCGCGCCCACCCTGCTTCAGCAGTACATCCCCAAGCGGGCCGACATCCGGCTGACATCCGTCGGCGGACGGCTCTTCGCCGCCCGGAAGGTGTCCGAGTCCGGTCAGGTGGACGGGCGTTACGGCGAGACCGGTCACGCCTGGGAGCCCGTCGAGGTGCCCGACCGTATCGGCAGGGCTGTCCATGAGTTCACGGGGATTGCCGGTCTGGCCTACGGCGCTTTCGACTTCGCCGAGGACGCAGAGGGCGTCTGGTGGTTCCTGGAGTGCAACCAGGGCGGCCAGTTCGGCTTTGTCGAGCTGGAGACCGGTCAGCCCATCGCGGAGGCGGTCGCTTCCTGGCTGGCGTACACCGCTGCCTGA
- a CDS encoding GNAT family N-acetyltransferase translates to MIIEPLVPVDGALPGVLLTELTALHLSNREFHALSGDFPDPDGITPEQVAASLADELVNPEVEMLLARSAGELVGFAVTLARHPDPADPDPWIGLLMVHGEVQRTGHGRRLAGIVADRFRAGGRTGLKLAVLDNNPRGLAFWTALGYEFVRWGRDHRLGRASTVLRLPL, encoded by the coding sequence GTGATCATTGAACCGCTGGTGCCGGTGGACGGCGCCCTCCCCGGGGTGCTGCTCACCGAGCTGACCGCGCTCCACCTCTCCAACCGCGAGTTCCATGCGCTCAGCGGGGACTTCCCGGACCCGGACGGCATCACGCCCGAGCAGGTCGCGGCCTCGCTCGCGGACGAGCTGGTGAACCCGGAAGTCGAGATGCTGCTCGCACGGTCCGCCGGGGAGCTCGTCGGGTTCGCGGTCACGCTGGCGCGTCATCCCGACCCGGCGGATCCCGACCCCTGGATCGGGCTGCTGATGGTCCACGGAGAGGTGCAGCGCACGGGGCACGGGCGCCGGTTGGCCGGGATTGTCGCGGACCGCTTCCGGGCCGGGGGACGCACAGGACTCAAGCTGGCCGTGCTCGACAACAACCCCAGGGGGTTGGCGTTCTGGACGGCCCTCGGGTACGAGTTCGTCCGCTGGGGGAGGGACCACAGGCTGGGCCGCGCCTCGACGGTGCTGCGGCTCCCACTCTGA
- the tgmA gene encoding putative ATP-grasp-modified RiPP, translating into MRPFVLNYALPAENSAFADPYTYDSALQLNVLSDGRPAITDPAVLLAAGTTTSTAGSQTHFDD; encoded by the coding sequence ATGCGACCGTTCGTGTTGAACTACGCACTTCCGGCCGAGAATTCGGCGTTCGCGGATCCCTATACGTACGACTCCGCCCTTCAGTTGAACGTCCTGTCCGACGGACGCCCCGCCATCACCGACCCGGCGGTGCTCCTGGCAGCCGGGACGACGACGTCCACGGCCGGTTCCCAGACACACTTCGACGACTGA
- a CDS encoding DUF6296 family protein produces MDYPESYELIFQAALVEDDVVIVRRTDRAGAGGYPVYEDETGIVRAEISDRGEVRMLASGGHQAPGTPTARALSS; encoded by the coding sequence ATGGATTACCCGGAAAGCTACGAGCTGATATTCCAGGCAGCCCTGGTAGAGGACGATGTGGTGATCGTCCGGCGCACCGACAGGGCCGGAGCGGGCGGCTATCCGGTCTACGAGGACGAAACGGGGATCGTGCGCGCCGAGATCAGCGACCGGGGAGAGGTTCGCATGCTGGCCAGTGGGGGGCATCAAGCACCGGGGACGCCAACGGCGCGGGCACTCAGTTCCTGA
- a CDS encoding lysylphosphatidylglycerol synthase transmembrane domain-containing protein — MSTPQGNRLRRLPLRQLACLLPIAAVSVWAARHWPIITAGGSRLLSADEYWLLVAVALTVLGWVAVSFSRQGATLQRLPVLRLFVTQFAAAAANHLLPAGLGAGAVNLRFLQRCGLSLSRSSAALALHMLAAGTGRVVLLLALVALSPHALSLDSLMPGAAGPVLVVAGTLVCAVAVLLVAVTPLRGVIRTFVETALSDARSVHTRPARALALWGGALAFPTLQAAGLVAVAMALDVSVPAVHLGIAYLAGSTLAAVVPTPGGLGSVDAALVIALVTAGVPIALATSVVLGYRIISVWLPLVPGALVLGVLVRSKVI; from the coding sequence ATGTCCACACCTCAGGGAAACCGCCTTCGGCGGCTGCCGCTGCGCCAGCTCGCCTGCCTGCTGCCGATCGCCGCGGTCAGCGTCTGGGCGGCCCGGCATTGGCCGATCATCACGGCCGGCGGCAGCAGACTCCTGTCGGCCGACGAGTACTGGCTGCTGGTCGCCGTCGCACTCACCGTGCTCGGATGGGTCGCTGTGTCCTTCTCACGCCAGGGAGCGACCCTCCAGCGGCTCCCTGTGCTCCGGCTGTTCGTGACGCAGTTCGCCGCGGCAGCCGCCAACCACCTTCTCCCGGCGGGGCTCGGCGCGGGCGCGGTCAATCTCCGCTTTCTCCAGCGCTGCGGACTCTCGCTGTCCCGCTCCTCCGCCGCGCTCGCCCTGCACATGCTGGCGGCGGGCACCGGACGCGTCGTCCTGCTGCTGGCTCTCGTCGCCCTGTCTCCGCACGCGCTGAGCCTCGACAGTCTCATGCCGGGTGCGGCAGGCCCTGTGCTCGTGGTGGCGGGCACTCTGGTCTGTGCGGTGGCGGTGCTGCTGGTGGCCGTAACCCCGCTGCGCGGGGTCATCCGTACGTTCGTCGAAACGGCTCTGAGCGACGCGCGTTCCGTGCACACCAGGCCCGCGCGAGCGCTGGCCCTGTGGGGTGGCGCGCTGGCCTTTCCCACGCTGCAGGCCGCGGGACTGGTCGCCGTGGCGATGGCTCTGGACGTGTCCGTTCCGGCGGTCCATCTCGGGATCGCCTATCTCGCCGGAAGCACCCTGGCCGCCGTCGTACCGACACCGGGCGGCCTCGGCTCGGTGGACGCGGCGCTGGTCATCGCGCTCGTCACGGCCGGGGTCCCGATCGCCCTGGCCACGTCCGTGGTCCTCGGCTACCGGATCATCAGCGTATGGCTGCCCCTGGTTCCCGGGGCGCTCGTCCTCGGTGTCCTGGTCCGCTCGAAGGTGATCTGA
- a CDS encoding RNA polymerase sigma factor: MNGEDVQRGDSPHHGRLTQPVRDLLALPLDFEAYYLGHQELFHNYAELHLGSRRAAEDAVHGVFLTILTSWDELLQAGNLEQRAWAIVRRTVSRRLEAEGRPPAFVINGAIARVLRAARDKLSVMESRRGLYEAIAALPSRQFDVIVLRYLLGYPTSRIAWFMGLNERTVDYHGRKGKERLRVQLGLPADTKKRGERK, translated from the coding sequence TTGAACGGCGAAGACGTCCAGAGAGGCGACTCACCCCACCACGGCAGGCTCACGCAGCCGGTACGCGATCTCTTGGCGCTCCCGCTCGACTTCGAGGCCTACTACCTCGGACACCAGGAGCTCTTCCACAACTATGCCGAGCTCCACCTTGGCAGTCGCCGCGCGGCCGAAGACGCGGTCCACGGCGTGTTCCTGACCATCCTGACCAGCTGGGACGAGCTCCTGCAGGCGGGAAACCTGGAACAGCGGGCGTGGGCGATCGTGCGCCGGACCGTGAGCCGCCGGCTGGAGGCCGAGGGCAGGCCGCCCGCGTTCGTCATCAACGGCGCCATCGCCCGCGTACTGCGCGCCGCCCGGGACAAGCTGAGCGTGATGGAGAGCAGGCGAGGACTGTACGAGGCGATCGCCGCCCTGCCGTCCCGTCAGTTCGACGTCATCGTGCTGCGGTATCTCCTCGGCTATCCGACGTCCCGGATCGCCTGGTTCATGGGTCTCAACGAGCGGACCGTGGACTACCACGGCCGCAAGGGCAAAGAGCGGCTGCGGGTGCAGCTGGGCCTGCCCGCCGACACCAAGAAGAGAGGGGAACGAAAGTGA
- a CDS encoding tetratricopeptide repeat protein, protein MYGKAFAPEYQGELGSVLGVNSSYDEVLATARHARRNAVSALDRARASLALAEANRRLGRVADAGDSWRDSYRSARQARDRGAMAWALWSGGTLARQCGTLPLARRLLSSAVELAAESGDRLAHGYSLAGLAETGRIQGDYEAVAETHEQLLAQARAHGESRHMVWAMSGIAQMHRNTGAYDKALELFEESARIAEAADDARGRAWSLRGIADVVSVQGDSERALALLSDAETICRDMDLAGALAYNHKMRGNVLFRAARYEDAGVAYALSLREFRDMNEPRGTALSRLGLIKSRSRHGHVDGHAPDATLAELAELEAEFKRIGLRHARQAVVAFRAELTEDRRREDRRVAQG, encoded by the coding sequence AACGGCGAGACACGCGCGCCGCAACGCCGTCTCGGCACTCGACCGCGCCCGCGCCTCGCTCGCACTCGCCGAGGCCAACCGGCGGCTGGGCCGGGTGGCCGATGCCGGTGACTCCTGGCGCGACAGCTACCGTTCCGCCCGGCAGGCCCGCGACCGGGGCGCGATGGCGTGGGCCCTCTGGAGCGGCGGCACCCTGGCCCGGCAGTGCGGCACTCTGCCGCTGGCCCGCCGCCTGCTGTCGTCCGCCGTCGAACTCGCCGCCGAGAGCGGTGATCGCCTCGCCCACGGGTACTCGCTCGCCGGCCTCGCCGAAACGGGCCGGATCCAGGGCGACTACGAGGCGGTCGCGGAGACGCACGAGCAATTACTGGCCCAGGCGCGAGCTCATGGCGAGTCCCGGCACATGGTCTGGGCGATGTCCGGCATCGCGCAGATGCACCGCAACACCGGCGCGTACGACAAGGCCCTGGAGCTGTTCGAGGAGTCCGCCCGGATCGCGGAAGCGGCCGACGACGCACGCGGGCGGGCATGGTCGCTGCGGGGCATAGCCGACGTGGTGTCCGTGCAGGGCGATTCGGAGCGGGCGCTGGCACTGCTGTCCGACGCCGAGACCATCTGCCGCGACATGGATCTGGCCGGTGCCCTCGCGTACAACCACAAGATGCGCGGCAACGTCTTGTTCCGCGCGGCGCGTTACGAGGATGCCGGCGTCGCCTACGCGCTGTCCCTGCGCGAGTTCCGCGACATGAACGAGCCCCGGGGAACGGCGCTCTCCCGCCTCGGCCTCATCAAGTCCCGCTCCCGCCACGGCCACGTCGACGGCCACGCACCGGACGCGACGCTGGCGGAACTCGCCGAACTGGAAGCCGAGTTCAAGCGGATCGGGCTGCGTCACGCCCGGCAGGCGGTCGTGGCCTTCCGCGCCGAGCTGACAGAGGATCGCCGGAGAGAGGACCGCCGGGTGGCACAGGGGTAG
- a CDS encoding CsbD family protein yields MGKAKTKAKQVKGRTKEAAGKTMDDRAMQMPGRGEQIAGRAQEAGEKTAERMKKPSGR; encoded by the coding sequence ATGGGTAAGGCAAAGACGAAGGCGAAGCAGGTCAAGGGCAGGACGAAGGAAGCCGCCGGCAAGACCATGGACGACCGGGCCATGCAGATGCCGGGCCGCGGCGAGCAGATCGCGGGTAGGGCGCAGGAAGCCGGCGAGAAGACTGCCGAGCGGATGAAGAAGCCGTCCGGGCGGTAA